A genomic region of Bacillota bacterium contains the following coding sequences:
- a CDS encoding GTP-binding protein: MTKKKFERTKPHVNIGTIGHVDHGKTTLTAAITKVLANSGFAEFVPFDQIDKAPEEKARGITINTAHVE, encoded by the coding sequence TTGACCAAGAAGAAATTCGAGCGGACGAAGCCCCACGTGAACATCGGAACCATCGGTCACGTCGATCACGGCAAGACGACCCTGACGGCGGCGATCACGAAGGTCCTCGCCAACTCTGGGTTCGCTGAGTTCGTACCGTTCGATCAAATCGACAAGGCTCCCGAAGAGAAGGCCCGGGGGATCACCATCAACACGGCCCACGTCGAG